The nucleotide sequence TCAGGAACTGAAACTGTTGGCAATTTAACCATTGAGCAGGCTTCAAAAGTAGCCCGAATGAAGCGGGACGGACTTTTGGCATCGGATTTCAAATCGGCTGTCAATGAGATTATCGGTAGCTGTGTACCCATGGGTGTAACTGTGGAAGATATGGACCCAAGGGAAGCACAAAAGGCTGTTAAGGCCGGAACTTTCGATGATAGATTGGGTGAAGACTGAATTGACCGATAATTTAAAATACTTATCATACAGTGTAAGAACCCGATTTACGAAACCGTAGAAGACCGGAAGGTCGTGAGTCAAAGTGGCAGATACTACGGGAGGAATATATGACATTCGAACAAACATTAGAAGCAGTTAAACAGGCGCTAGATAAGGCGCCTGAGCGAAAATTTAAAGAGAATTTTGATCTGGCAATCAATCTTAAGAGTATTGATATGAGCATTCCAGCAAATCGTGTGGATGAGGAGATCATTCTTCCCAACGGTCTGGGAAAATCTATTAAAATTGCTGTTTTTGCTAAAGGTGATATTGCTCAGAGAGCTACGGCTGCTGGCGCTGAAGTGATTATCGATCCCGAAGAGATCGATGGGCTTAAGGATGATAAAACAAGAGCTCGTGGACTTGCAAATGAGATCGATTCCTTTGTAGCAGAAGTAGCATACATGCCCTCCATTGCCAAGGCACTTGGACCCGTTTTGGGTTCCAGGGGAAAGATGCCTGAACCGCTGACACCAGATAAGAACATTGAAGATATTATTAGAAAGGCTAAAAATTCGATCAGGGTACGAAGCAAGGACAAACTAACTTTTCATCTTCCAGTGGGACGCAGGGATATGGAACCTGAAAAACTGGCACAAAATGTTGAGACCATTATTTCAAGAGTCGAACATAAACTGGAAAAGGGAAGGCAGAATATCAAGTCGATCTATGTCAAGACCACCATGGGGCCGGCAGTGAAGGTGATCTGAATGGACGAAGTACACCACAGTTCGCATATCCCAAAGTGGAAAATTGACGAGATCGAGGATATTAAGACCAACATCAAGAAATATCCGGTGATCGGGCTGGTTGGTATTCATGGACTACCTTCAAAGCAGCTTCAGCAGATGCGCTCAAACATAAGAGGAACGGTATTTATCAAGATATGCAAGAACACTCTCATAAGAAGAGCACTGGAAGAGTCTGCTGACGAGATCAAACCCCTGGAAGGATACATTGATCAGGAAATGGGACTGGTATTCTCAAACGAGAATTCATTCAAATTATATAAGCTCCTTGAATCCAGCAAGACCCCTGCACCAATTAAGGCCGGTATGGAAGCTCCGGTAGATATCATTGTCGAAAAGGGACCTACTGGATTCCCACCCGGTCCTATTGTCGGCGAATTGCAAACGGCTGGTATCCCAGCTGCAATAGAAGGGGGGAAGGTCGTAATAAGGGAAAAAAAGGTTGTAGCCAAACAGGGTGAGGTTGTTTCACAGAAACTGGCTGCAATGCTGAACCGACTGGAAATATTTCCTTTGGAATTGGGTCTGGAGGTCAAGGCTACTTTCGAGGACGGCATTTTACTGGATGCTTCCAATCTTGCAATCGATGAGGCCCTATATTCACAGAACTTCATATCAGC is from Methanosarcinales archaeon and encodes:
- a CDS encoding 50S ribosomal protein L1, whose amino-acid sequence is MTFEQTLEAVKQALDKAPERKFKENFDLAINLKSIDMSIPANRVDEEIILPNGLGKSIKIAVFAKGDIAQRATAAGAEVIIDPEEIDGLKDDKTRARGLANEIDSFVAEVAYMPSIAKALGPVLGSRGKMPEPLTPDKNIEDIIRKAKNSIRVRSKDKLTFHLPVGRRDMEPEKLAQNVETIISRVEHKLEKGRQNIKSIYVKTTMGPAVKVI
- a CDS encoding 50S ribosomal protein L10, whose protein sequence is MDEVHHSSHIPKWKIDEIEDIKTNIKKYPVIGLVGIHGLPSKQLQQMRSNIRGTVFIKICKNTLIRRALEESADEIKPLEGYIDQEMGLVFSNENSFKLYKLLESSKTPAPIKAGMEAPVDIIVEKGPTGFPPGPIVGELQTAGIPAAIEGGKVVIREKKVVAKQGEVVSQKLAAMLNRLEIFPLELGLEVKATFEDGILLDASNLAIDEALYSQNFISAVQQAFNLSVNVAYPTKTTITALLVKAVSESRNLAVNAVIYEPEIMDTLLSKCQIQMLALAGLISDEALDEDLKARLGAQVAVSHVDTKPQEAEEEIKEEVAEEEVTEDDAAGGLGALFG